From the genome of Pukyongia salina, one region includes:
- a CDS encoding tetratricopeptide repeat protein, with amino-acid sequence MNNSENISQERFERIEQYLEGKMSVDERSRFESELTTDPQLAAQLEELRVLILGVETAVLKDKMEAFHADLTPVRDIASGGGNRSTVIWRWSIAAILIVAFGLFWMLKSDNDYEKLYAKHFSPDPGLPTIMSSTANYEFYEGMVNYKQGDYKTALSKWETIRDDAMGMDTLHYFRGVAYLAKGDPDNSIKYLQPLWNMEDNSFSAETAHYLGLAYLKIGDIEEAINYLTFSKEESAKEILSEIKD; translated from the coding sequence ATGAATAATTCAGAAAACATATCACAGGAACGTTTTGAGCGTATTGAGCAATACCTGGAAGGGAAAATGAGCGTAGATGAAAGATCCCGATTCGAATCTGAACTGACCACAGATCCACAACTTGCCGCACAGCTGGAGGAGCTGCGAGTGTTAATTCTGGGTGTGGAAACAGCTGTTCTTAAAGATAAAATGGAGGCATTTCACGCAGATCTCACTCCGGTAAGAGACATCGCTTCTGGTGGCGGAAACCGAAGTACCGTAATCTGGCGATGGTCAATAGCCGCCATCCTCATAGTGGCATTTGGCCTGTTCTGGATGCTAAAAAGCGATAACGATTACGAAAAGCTCTACGCCAAACATTTTAGTCCGGATCCCGGCCTACCCACTATCATGAGCTCCACAGCCAATTACGAGTTTTATGAGGGCATGGTAAATTATAAACAAGGCGATTACAAAACTGCTCTTAGCAAGTGGGAAACTATAAGGGATGATGCCATGGGCATGGACACTTTACATTATTTCCGGGGTGTTGCTTATCTGGCAAAAGGCGATCCCGATAACTCTATTAAATATCTGCAACCTCTATGGAATATGGAGGACAATAGTTTTTCCGCTGAAACGGCTCATTATCTGGGTCTGGCTTATTTAAAAATTGGCGATATTGAAGAAGCCATAAATTATCTTACCTTTAGTAAAGAAGAAAGTGCGAAGGAGATACTTTCTGAAATCAAAGACTAA
- a CDS encoding diphosphomevalonate/mevalonate 3,5-bisphosphate decarboxylase family protein: MPEAQFLPKKYSNQFPEGSVTWKSPSNIALVKYWGKFEHQLPCNASVSFTLSNCHTTTKLSYNIKSTEGFEFEVYLDGERETGFEPKIIQFFERIEAYMPFLKNYAFRIETSNSFPHSSGIASSASGMSALALCLMSVEKELLGEQISETEFKQKASFLARLGSGSACRSVEGPLIVWGEHPQIEGSNDLFGTKYPYDIHPNFSNYQDTILLVDKGEKQVSSTAGHGLMRDHPYAEDRFGTANLNLKKLVNIFKSGDLKSFIELVESEALQLHGMMMTSVPYYILMKPNTLEIINRIWQFRKENGSHLCFTLDAGANVHVLYPENESSIVVPFIKSELAKFCKNGSFIEDRVGLGASQV; the protein is encoded by the coding sequence ATGCCAGAAGCTCAGTTCCTTCCGAAGAAATATTCAAATCAGTTCCCTGAAGGTAGCGTAACCTGGAAATCTCCCAGCAACATTGCTCTGGTTAAATACTGGGGAAAATTCGAGCATCAGTTACCCTGTAATGCGTCGGTGAGTTTTACCCTGTCTAATTGCCATACTACAACTAAACTTTCATATAACATAAAATCTACAGAGGGTTTTGAGTTTGAAGTCTACCTTGACGGAGAAAGAGAAACGGGGTTCGAACCTAAGATTATTCAGTTCTTCGAACGAATTGAAGCCTATATGCCATTTCTTAAGAACTACGCTTTTCGAATAGAAACCTCAAATTCCTTTCCACATAGCAGTGGTATTGCCTCTTCTGCCAGTGGGATGAGTGCGCTAGCATTGTGTTTAATGAGTGTGGAGAAAGAGCTATTGGGGGAGCAGATCTCGGAAACGGAGTTTAAGCAAAAAGCCTCTTTCCTTGCACGTCTGGGTTCGGGGAGTGCCTGCCGAAGTGTGGAAGGCCCGCTTATTGTGTGGGGAGAACACCCGCAGATCGAGGGGAGTAACGATCTGTTCGGAACGAAATATCCTTACGATATTCATCCAAATTTCTCCAACTACCAGGATACTATTTTATTAGTGGATAAAGGCGAGAAACAAGTGAGTAGTACGGCAGGTCATGGTTTAATGCGGGATCATCCCTATGCGGAAGATCGTTTTGGAACCGCGAATCTCAACCTGAAGAAATTAGTGAATATATTTAAATCGGGAGATCTAAAGAGTTTTATCGAATTGGTAGAATCTGAAGCTCTTCAGCTACATGGCATGATGATGACCTCAGTGCCTTACTACATCCTTATGAAACCCAATACACTGGAGATTATTAATCGTATCTGGCAATTCCGCAAAGAAAACGGTTCTCACCTTTGCTTTACGCTGGATGCGGGGGCGAATGTGCATGTTTTATATCCGGAGAACGAAAGTTCGATCGTAGTTCCTTTTATTAAGAGCGAACTGGCTAAGTTTTGTAAAAATGGATCTTTTATTGAAGATCGGGTTGGTCTGGGGGCATCTCAGGTGTGA
- a CDS encoding CHAT domain-containing protein gives MKPIPGKYFGVLLLLCIFGIFELHSQSERNTWQQTVDAYIDANQPKKADSVLQKQREIFLQAGQLDSLHQFPGKIGRIAKLQHDAKTAAAKAEAFISYLKTKTNNPRTLSKAYLDIDNLYVFLVDDQNALKSSLTALQYANTIPDVTQEELGKINYAIGGNYYALYDLANALKYFKASASAYERSAAVKKDILADAYNGVAVSMWTLNKLDSARIYFNKAISATEESDLTGFNRTYYIVAFQFNLALVIDAQGQLGEAIAMKEEIIKQLQKIINECEDDFLVKKSKRLLASAISNLAAFYNDTGYLTKAYEMLLFAHEKKKEVYEIHSPRLATSLTQIALAEFELKEFDKSIATATLALENLKKSPSEYPSVEADVYAMLGKSHAAIGEIEKADSYFKTSLKLFRKAYPEAYSQEFLIFLRDYSQFLADHGKAQMAIDIARDAYRYIFENEGAASFSTLKEVTNLSEIYYKAADYENAQKWAQKGKEILDLKLKDAKSDIDSVQVEFRRPAITLMEVRSLYRTNTSRDSLFLKRQIEKLNKAVASLEKRKTTTFSPEDVNMILEEYKALSTESKKMYFELFELSGDKKYLDKTVAIHESGIYNRIRTQFNVKNDISFGSLPDSVLKKENELKTSISSALSGDSSNRLENYLKASQNWRSFLDTLKQKYPKYYDLRYATIEEDLGDIQQKIPENTTIVRYFFIENDLFVFILNRNTSEIRTLNYDHVKEHILNLAEDQSDLERTSTSLAILYDKLWRPIEDLVSTRKVVIIPDRDLFNLSFETLSPVKITHFKQLATQSLLAQKVISYSYSLFLLKQPAPTYVYPKNFVAFAPEFNEDMKMEYRFAITDSLDLDKTYIKLLPQPFSTELVKKYANIFDGESFLNKHSTKEVFKLNAREHKIIHIGTHAESNNITPEFSRLIFAKDVAKEAKREDNSLFTYEIYDYNVASNLTILTACETGKPTFEPGEGMISLAHAFNYAGSESILTSLWKIDEKSSNEILGYFYDNLKDGMPKDEALRQAKLSYLAVAKGRTLAPQYWSGLVLMGDTSPLELHSEFPFWPWFLGGLVILAVMLFVFREKDPTK, from the coding sequence ATGAAACCAATACCCGGCAAGTATTTTGGGGTTTTGCTACTGCTGTGTATTTTCGGAATATTTGAATTGCATTCGCAATCCGAAAGAAATACCTGGCAGCAGACTGTTGATGCCTACATTGATGCCAATCAGCCAAAAAAGGCAGATTCGGTTCTGCAAAAACAGCGGGAGATCTTCCTTCAGGCAGGGCAACTGGATTCCCTACATCAATTTCCTGGAAAAATTGGGCGTATTGCCAAATTGCAGCATGACGCCAAAACCGCAGCCGCCAAAGCTGAAGCCTTTATTAGTTATCTGAAAACCAAAACCAATAATCCCCGCACCCTCAGCAAAGCGTACCTGGACATAGACAACCTGTATGTATTCCTTGTAGACGATCAAAACGCCCTGAAATCGTCTCTTACTGCCCTGCAGTATGCTAACACCATTCCGGATGTAACTCAGGAAGAACTGGGTAAGATCAACTACGCCATAGGTGGTAATTACTATGCCCTCTACGACCTTGCCAATGCGTTGAAATATTTTAAGGCTTCTGCTTCAGCCTATGAACGATCGGCGGCTGTGAAGAAGGATATTTTGGCAGATGCATACAATGGAGTAGCCGTTTCCATGTGGACCCTGAATAAATTAGACAGCGCTCGCATCTATTTCAACAAGGCAATTTCGGCAACCGAAGAAAGTGATCTTACAGGATTTAATCGCACTTATTATATCGTGGCGTTCCAATTTAATCTGGCGTTGGTGATCGACGCCCAGGGGCAACTTGGCGAAGCTATTGCCATGAAGGAGGAAATTATAAAACAGCTTCAGAAGATCATCAACGAATGTGAGGACGACTTCCTGGTAAAGAAATCGAAGCGGTTGCTCGCTTCAGCTATTTCAAACCTGGCCGCCTTTTACAACGATACGGGTTATCTTACCAAAGCTTATGAGATGCTGCTCTTCGCCCACGAAAAAAAGAAGGAGGTGTACGAGATCCACAGTCCGCGCCTGGCAACATCCTTAACACAAATAGCCCTGGCGGAGTTCGAATTAAAAGAATTTGATAAGAGCATAGCTACAGCTACTTTGGCGTTGGAGAATTTAAAAAAATCACCCAGCGAATATCCCTCTGTCGAGGCAGATGTTTACGCTATGCTGGGAAAGAGCCATGCAGCTATAGGTGAAATTGAAAAAGCCGATTCCTATTTTAAAACCAGTCTCAAGCTTTTTAGAAAAGCATATCCCGAAGCATACAGCCAGGAGTTTCTTATTTTTCTAAGGGATTATTCTCAATTTCTGGCCGATCATGGAAAAGCTCAAATGGCCATTGACATTGCCCGGGATGCGTACCGTTATATTTTTGAGAATGAAGGTGCGGCGAGTTTTTCCACCCTCAAGGAAGTTACCAATCTATCTGAAATCTACTATAAAGCGGCAGATTATGAAAACGCCCAGAAATGGGCGCAAAAAGGGAAGGAAATATTAGATCTGAAACTCAAAGATGCAAAATCTGATATTGATTCGGTACAGGTAGAATTTAGACGTCCAGCTATTACACTAATGGAGGTACGTTCTTTATACCGTACGAACACGTCCAGAGACTCACTTTTTTTAAAGCGGCAAATAGAAAAATTGAACAAAGCGGTTGCGTCGCTTGAAAAGCGTAAAACAACCACCTTTAGCCCAGAGGACGTCAATATGATCCTGGAAGAGTACAAGGCCTTGAGTACCGAGTCTAAAAAAATGTATTTCGAATTATTCGAGCTTAGTGGAGATAAAAAGTATCTGGATAAGACTGTGGCCATCCATGAATCGGGTATTTACAATCGAATTAGAACGCAGTTTAATGTTAAAAACGATATCAGTTTTGGAAGCTTGCCCGATTCGGTATTAAAAAAAGAAAATGAACTTAAAACGTCTATATCCAGTGCATTATCAGGTGATAGCTCTAACAGACTGGAAAATTATTTAAAAGCCTCCCAAAACTGGCGTTCTTTTCTGGATACCCTAAAGCAGAAATACCCTAAATACTATGACTTGCGTTATGCGACCATTGAGGAAGATCTTGGGGATATTCAGCAAAAAATTCCTGAAAACACTACAATTGTACGTTATTTTTTCATTGAAAATGACCTCTTTGTTTTTATTCTGAACAGGAACACCAGCGAAATACGAACATTGAATTACGACCATGTTAAGGAACATATTTTAAATCTAGCTGAAGACCAGTCGGACCTGGAACGCACCTCAACTTCCTTAGCGATACTTTATGACAAACTCTGGCGACCTATTGAAGATCTGGTTTCTACCAGGAAGGTGGTCATTATTCCCGATAGGGATTTGTTCAATTTAAGCTTTGAAACACTTTCTCCTGTTAAGATAACCCACTTTAAACAACTTGCCACCCAAAGTTTACTGGCTCAAAAAGTGATTTCCTACAGTTATAGCTTGTTCTTACTTAAACAACCGGCACCAACCTATGTATATCCAAAGAATTTTGTGGCCTTTGCGCCCGAATTCAATGAAGATATGAAGATGGAATACAGATTTGCCATTACCGATTCTCTGGATCTCGATAAAACCTATATCAAGTTACTTCCTCAACCTTTCAGTACAGAACTGGTGAAGAAATATGCGAACATTTTCGATGGCGAATCCTTTTTGAACAAACACTCTACCAAAGAGGTTTTTAAATTGAATGCCAGGGAGCACAAGATCATTCATATTGGGACACATGCAGAGTCGAACAATATTACCCCTGAATTTTCAAGGTTGATCTTTGCCAAGGACGTAGCCAAAGAGGCGAAGCGTGAAGACAACTCCCTGTTCACTTACGAGATCTACGATTATAACGTAGCATCAAACCTTACTATTCTCACCGCGTGTGAAACAGGCAAACCCACCTTCGAACCCGGAGAAGGAATGATCTCGCTGGCCCACGCATTTAATTATGCTGGAAGTGAAAGTATACTCACCAGTTTGTGGAAGATCGACGAAAAGTCCAGTAATGAGATCCTTGGATATTTCTACGATAATCTAAAGGATGGAATGCCCAAGGATGAAGCACTACGGCAGGCTAAACTTAGTTACCTGGCGGTTGCCAAGGGCCGTACTCTCGCTCCGCAGTATTGGTCCGGACTGGTGCTGATGGGAGATACGTCACCACTGGAACTTCATTCCGAATTTCCGTTCTGGCCATGGTTTCTGGGAGGTCTGGTGATCCTGGCCGTAATGCTTTTCGTTTTCAGGGAAAAAGATCCTACAAAATAA
- a CDS encoding mevalonate kinase family protein, giving the protein MRGPLFYSKILLFGEYGIIKDSKGLSIPYNFYNGALKIDAHKTPSTHKSNENLKRFLKYLEDLQQREPGLVSFDLDRLKQDIEQGLYFDSSIPQGYGVGSSGALVAAIYDKYANDKITVLENLTRDKLLQLKGIFAEMESFFHGKSSGLDPLNSYLSLPILINSKDNIEPAGIPSQTESGKGAVFLLDSGSTGETAPMVQIFMENMKQEGFRKMLKNQFVKHTDACVEDFLNGDVKSLFGNIKQLSKVVLENFKPMIPKEFHKLWKKGIDSNAYYLKLCGSGGGGYMLGFTEDLARAKEALKDYKLEVVYNF; this is encoded by the coding sequence ATGCGTGGTCCCCTGTTTTATTCAAAAATTCTTCTATTCGGGGAATATGGTATTATAAAAGATTCCAAAGGGCTTTCTATCCCTTATAACTTTTATAACGGTGCCCTGAAAATAGATGCGCACAAAACCCCTTCAACTCATAAAAGCAACGAGAATCTAAAACGCTTTCTGAAGTATCTTGAAGACTTGCAGCAAAGAGAACCTGGGTTGGTTTCTTTCGACCTCGACCGATTAAAACAAGATATTGAGCAAGGATTGTATTTCGATTCCAGCATCCCGCAGGGTTATGGAGTTGGTAGTAGTGGTGCGCTTGTAGCAGCTATTTACGATAAGTACGCCAATGATAAAATTACGGTCTTAGAAAACCTTACAAGAGATAAATTGTTACAACTGAAGGGTATTTTTGCCGAAATGGAATCTTTCTTCCATGGTAAATCTTCCGGCCTCGATCCATTGAACAGTTATTTAAGCTTACCCATTCTCATTAATTCGAAAGATAATATCGAACCGGCCGGGATCCCATCTCAAACCGAATCGGGGAAAGGGGCGGTGTTCTTACTGGATAGTGGTAGTACAGGAGAGACGGCACCTATGGTGCAGATCTTTATGGAGAACATGAAACAGGAAGGTTTCCGAAAGATGTTGAAAAATCAGTTTGTAAAGCACACAGATGCCTGTGTGGAGGATTTCCTTAATGGCGATGTGAAATCACTCTTTGGGAATATCAAGCAACTTTCTAAAGTAGTTTTGGAGAATTTCAAACCCATGATCCCAAAAGAATTCCATAAGCTATGGAAGAAGGGAATAGACTCTAACGCCTACTACCTCAAATTATGTGGTTCTGGCGGGGGAGGATATATGCTGGGATTCACCGAGGATCTTGCCCGGGCCAAAGAAGCTCTAAAGGATTATAAACTGGAAGTGGTTTATAATTTCTGA
- a CDS encoding serine hydrolase has translation MKRLLSFVSALLLGVCSIAQNGIPVPQMSSCDTQVQNLMATYNIPGLTFALAKDGELKYMRSFGNADISATQPTQPYHMFRVASVSKPITSIGIMKMIEDGDIALGDKVFGPGGLLENHWYFSGSSIIDNRVYDITVQHLLEHSAGWDSSVDCFPNPTSPYPWFFSGCDPIAVPLHVTQTQGQPNPVKEEFLINYLLEKNLNFTPGTAYAYSNMGYLILSEIIEEVSGKSYEAYMQDEILHPLGIYDMYIGENLLEDKREREGEYTGNGFTTLDLYGSGNLVPWQYGGFAIDAMDGHGGWIATARDLVRLLVAVDGFNTKPDILLPATITNMVTPSVNNANYAKGWAVNAGNNWWHSGAVDGTATYWVRSNSGYTWAILLNKRIVDGTAPAFWAALDGLGWNCISGASGFPTFDLLDAPTVNASNLLAQGDGISTMDLNWTNGNGTSRLVVMKDITNNTDPYNFSAYPLDGTDYNANAAFGSGDDLGDGTYVMYNGTGTAVTVTGLDNTKRYAIRVYEYKKNTNNGNNALYLLGNPAEREALLGFEENELQFAVKIYPTITSELLHVYNELPEELKFKVFDLQGRSLVAGIVESGENTLDVSRLDSGLYLIEITIGNRRTTKRFVIK, from the coding sequence ATGAAACGACTATTATCATTTGTATCGGCATTACTACTTGGAGTCTGCAGCATTGCTCAAAACGGAATACCCGTCCCACAGATGAGTAGTTGCGATACTCAGGTTCAAAATTTAATGGCCACTTATAATATACCCGGCTTAACTTTTGCACTCGCAAAAGATGGAGAGTTAAAATACATGAGGTCCTTCGGAAATGCAGATATCTCAGCGACTCAACCCACGCAGCCTTATCATATGTTCAGGGTAGCAAGTGTATCGAAACCCATAACCAGTATTGGAATAATGAAGATGATAGAAGATGGCGATATCGCACTTGGCGATAAGGTGTTTGGCCCGGGAGGACTTTTAGAGAATCACTGGTATTTTTCGGGAAGTTCGATCATCGATAACCGCGTTTACGACATAACCGTTCAACACCTCCTGGAACACAGTGCAGGATGGGATAGTAGTGTAGATTGTTTCCCAAACCCTACATCTCCATATCCCTGGTTCTTTTCAGGATGTGATCCTATTGCGGTTCCCTTACATGTTACACAAACTCAGGGACAACCTAACCCTGTGAAAGAAGAATTCCTTATTAATTATCTATTAGAAAAGAATCTGAACTTCACCCCGGGAACGGCCTATGCATACTCCAATATGGGTTATCTAATCCTTAGCGAGATCATTGAAGAAGTTTCGGGTAAATCTTATGAAGCCTATATGCAGGACGAGATTCTGCATCCACTGGGGATTTACGATATGTATATTGGAGAGAATTTACTTGAGGACAAACGCGAACGTGAAGGCGAATATACAGGAAACGGATTCACAACCCTGGATCTTTATGGAAGCGGTAACCTGGTTCCCTGGCAGTACGGAGGATTTGCAATAGACGCCATGGATGGTCACGGAGGTTGGATAGCGACTGCCCGCGATTTGGTAAGACTACTCGTGGCTGTGGACGGCTTCAATACCAAACCCGATATACTTTTGCCCGCTACCATAACCAATATGGTGACTCCTTCTGTAAATAATGCGAACTACGCAAAAGGATGGGCAGTGAATGCCGGTAATAATTGGTGGCATTCCGGAGCCGTAGATGGTACCGCTACCTATTGGGTAAGATCTAATAGTGGTTATACCTGGGCGATCTTGTTAAATAAGAGAATCGTTGATGGAACAGCACCCGCTTTTTGGGCGGCATTGGATGGATTGGGATGGAATTGTATTTCGGGGGCATCGGGGTTTCCAACATTCGATCTTTTAGACGCTCCTACTGTTAATGCCAGTAACTTACTTGCACAAGGCGATGGTATTTCCACAATGGATCTAAACTGGACCAACGGAAATGGTACTTCCCGTCTAGTGGTTATGAAGGATATAACCAATAATACAGATCCCTATAATTTTAGTGCTTACCCACTTGATGGAACAGATTATAATGCCAATGCAGCATTTGGCAGTGGTGATGACCTGGGTGATGGTACCTATGTGATGTATAACGGAACCGGTACAGCAGTTACAGTTACCGGACTGGATAACACTAAACGCTATGCGATAAGGGTATACGAGTATAAGAAAAACACGAATAATGGGAATAACGCCCTCTATCTGCTTGGAAATCCGGCAGAAAGAGAAGCACTTCTTGGTTTCGAAGAGAACGAATTACAATTTGCAGTGAAAATCTATCCTACTATCACTTCAGAATTGCTCCATGTCTATAACGAATTACCAGAGGAACTTAAATTTAAAGTATTCGATCTACAGGGAAGAAGCCTTGTTGCAGGAATTGTGGAAAGTGGAGAAAATACCCTCGATGTTTCACGCCTTGATTCCGGCTTATATCTTATAGAAATTACTATAGGCAACAGGCGTACCACAAAACGATTCGTAATTAAATAG
- a CDS encoding RNA polymerase sigma factor — protein MGNTNQITAQLHMAEAVKNNDELVLKQLYQECYGKIEVHILKNNGTKPQAKDTYQEAFIATWQNVKSGKFVPTNETALQGYLYRIAKNKWTDYLRSSQFKKTSSIGEGYEIPDEFDETSTDNIEQLNNAMEAFRQLGNECKQLLTHFYFEKKSLREIAMAFEIGEASARNKKYRCINKLRELAKTPIFKNE, from the coding sequence ATGGGGAACACTAATCAAATAACGGCGCAATTGCATATGGCAGAGGCTGTAAAGAACAATGATGAATTAGTTCTGAAACAGTTATACCAGGAATGTTATGGTAAAATTGAAGTACATATTTTGAAGAATAACGGAACCAAACCCCAGGCAAAGGACACCTACCAGGAGGCTTTTATCGCGACCTGGCAAAACGTGAAAAGTGGAAAATTCGTACCTACTAACGAAACTGCTTTACAAGGGTATTTGTACAGGATCGCGAAAAACAAATGGACGGATTATTTGAGATCTTCTCAATTTAAGAAGACCTCATCCATAGGAGAGGGATACGAAATTCCGGACGAGTTCGACGAAACGTCTACCGATAATATTGAGCAACTCAACAATGCGATGGAAGCATTTCGGCAGTTAGGGAATGAATGCAAACAACTGCTTACTCATTTCTATTTTGAGAAAAAGTCGCTGCGGGAAATTGCGATGGCCTTCGAAATTGGTGAAGCCTCTGCGCGCAATAAAAAATATCGTTGTATCAATAAATTAAGAGAATTAGCAAAGACCCCAATTTTTAAAAATGAATAA
- a CDS encoding S8 family peptidase: MKTILTTYTLLFFCLSVVAQGIPPRVEANLDDVYAQYNLSGEDVLIVILDRGIDYRHPDFLDSNGNTRLAYIYDMIDPTGANDPNNPYGIGTIFDRNAIDIALDNNDPPLSTDRYGHGTATSGIAAGNGSGTTGLEFQGVAPNATLISIKITHDPFPAFGSEPGQAGFFNPAYLPVAMQFAEDKIAELGLPAVTLMNIGSIGGPTDGTSLIARAIDDFVSNGNTFVCGVGDDGGNDNHASGTVAQNQTIEVDVMKGEAGFLRFDLWYSEDDRFTVSVERPNGNVSGPFIAPAGPNGSNDQNLGDIQIYHRGANTEFYEATSNRRELMIDFTGTTGTYKVILEGAQINSGEFHAVLNPSTYYNNNRFTSFVSPGYSINDYASANLVITPGDYVVQNDWVDINGIPRDITGQGETGELWIGSSSSPTQDGRLGIDFVASGEVCHAAYADNTYYESFTFNVLQNSNGLYGIQNAVSAAAPLSTGVIALMLEADPSLTPAEIKSILQQSARQDSFTGSVPNHTWGYGKLDALAAIERILGIGQNEFKNFAVVPNPTPGFFKVHLDNSYAEVSVVVRNILGQIINSEVFRNTNELSMEIVGDSGIYLAEVITSEGSNSTVKIIKQ; encoded by the coding sequence ATGAAAACAATCCTTACTACTTACACTCTCCTTTTCTTCTGTTTAAGTGTTGTAGCCCAAGGAATTCCTCCAAGGGTTGAAGCAAATCTGGATGATGTCTACGCTCAGTACAATTTAAGCGGAGAAGACGTACTTATTGTGATCCTGGACCGTGGGATAGACTACCGGCATCCCGATTTTCTGGACTCGAACGGAAATACCAGGCTGGCCTATATCTACGATATGATAGACCCCACCGGTGCAAACGACCCGAACAACCCCTATGGCATAGGTACCATCTTCGATAGAAATGCGATCGATATCGCCCTCGATAATAATGATCCGCCTTTGTCTACAGACAGATACGGACATGGTACGGCAACGAGTGGTATCGCAGCGGGAAATGGCAGTGGAACTACCGGTTTAGAATTTCAGGGGGTAGCACCAAATGCAACTCTAATAAGTATAAAAATAACACATGATCCTTTCCCGGCATTTGGCTCAGAGCCGGGACAAGCTGGCTTTTTTAATCCCGCCTATTTGCCTGTTGCGATGCAATTTGCGGAAGATAAGATCGCCGAATTAGGGCTCCCCGCCGTAACATTAATGAACATTGGTTCCATTGGAGGACCTACAGATGGGACCAGTCTAATAGCCCGTGCAATAGATGATTTTGTAAGCAATGGAAACACCTTTGTGTGTGGCGTAGGTGACGATGGTGGAAACGATAACCACGCTTCCGGAACGGTTGCTCAAAATCAAACTATAGAGGTTGATGTAATGAAAGGGGAAGCCGGTTTCCTTCGATTCGACCTGTGGTATAGTGAGGACGATAGATTCACTGTAAGTGTAGAACGACCCAATGGAAATGTTTCCGGGCCTTTTATTGCCCCGGCAGGACCTAACGGAAGTAACGACCAGAATCTGGGTGATATCCAGATATACCATCGCGGAGCAAATACAGAATTCTATGAGGCCACTTCCAACAGAAGAGAATTAATGATCGACTTTACCGGAACTACGGGAACTTATAAAGTAATTCTTGAAGGAGCCCAGATCAATTCGGGAGAATTTCATGCAGTCCTGAACCCATCCACCTATTATAATAATAACAGATTCACCTCCTTCGTTTCGCCCGGATATAGCATAAATGACTATGCTAGTGCCAACCTTGTGATCACTCCGGGAGATTATGTGGTACAGAACGACTGGGTGGATATTAACGGTATCCCAAGAGACATTACGGGTCAGGGTGAAACCGGAGAATTGTGGATAGGCAGCAGTAGTAGTCCTACTCAAGACGGTCGTCTGGGAATCGACTTTGTAGCCTCGGGTGAAGTGTGCCATGCGGCTTATGCAGATAATACATACTATGAGAGCTTTACCTTCAATGTACTGCAAAATAGTAATGGGTTATACGGAATACAAAATGCGGTGAGTGCTGCGGCGCCTTTATCTACAGGTGTCATCGCCTTGATGCTGGAAGCCGATCCTAGCTTAACACCCGCCGAGATAAAATCCATTTTACAACAATCCGCCCGGCAGGATTCGTTCACGGGTAGTGTTCCTAACCACACCTGGGGTTATGGAAAACTGGACGCCCTTGCTGCTATCGAACGAATACTGGGTATAGGGCAAAACGAGTTTAAGAATTTTGCCGTCGTACCCAATCCTACTCCCGGATTTTTTAAAGTTCATCTGGACAATTCCTATGCAGAAGTTAGTGTAGTTGTTAGAAATATTCTTGGACAGATCATTAACTCGGAAGTCTTCAGAAATACGAATGAACTATCCATGGAAATCGTGGGAGACAGCGGAATCTACCTGGCGGAGGTTATCACTTCAGAAGGAAGCAATTCAACAGTAAAAATTATAAAACAATAG